agaaaatttcaagaCCAGAATGCATTTATTTATACTATATTGATACAAATAAGACAAAGCTCAACGAAACCAAGAAATAATCTTTGAAGCCAGTACAGACGTCCTgaacattatatttttaaaaacagataTAAATAATCTGGAGAATAATTTAGTCGCCAAACAAACTAACAGAGCGGCTGGTGGACTTCACGTTCCTGTAGGTACCAGTAGAGCGAATTCTGAAGGACATAAATGCTATTGTAGTCGCACAGCGTGACTTTGATATTTGAGGGGAACAATCTGTTAATAAAAGAGGTTAATTTTGTGATTCTACGGTTATACTGCAGATATATATGTAGTGTTTAACTGAAACAATTATTCCTAACTCTAAAATCTGTCGTATTACCGATAAGGGTGCTTTTTAAAGACATTAACTACCTATTCACAAGCGTCTTGCACGATCGTTCAGTAGTACTAAActgattgagaatggaaatggggaatgagtcaaagaaacaacaacccgaccatagaacagacagcagcagaaggtcaccaataggtcttcaatgcagcgagaaattcccgcatcttgaggcatccttcagctggcccctaaacaaatatatatactagttcagtgataatgaacgcaatactaaactccaaattatacacaagaaactaaaattaaaattagtaCATGACTAACAAacgccagaggctcctgacttgggacaggcgcaaaaatgcggcgggattaaacatgtttatgagatctcaaccctccccgtatacctctagccaatgtagaaaagtaaacgcataacaatacgcacattaaaattctgttcaagagaagtccgagtctgttgtcagaagatgtaacaaaagaaaataaacaaaatgtaactAGTTTCAAATGGGGTTTATTGATcttcaaatttagaatttttcagTATTTAGTTTCCAGTACCTATGATGGGAAAATATTGTAGCATGTAATTAGTAATGATTTGTGCAGATTTTTTTGGTTACAAAAATTCAGTACAAAAATGCAACTTCTATACAAAGTATTTctatactaaatatatatatgaatttccCTGCAGATCTTCACCAAATACTGATATTAGTTGTTTTACTATACAAAATTAGTATTCGCAAAGCCAGTGGCAAAACGCTGACATTTGTGGACCGTAGTTTTTCTTTTTACACAAGTTTACAGAAAGGTCAAACCGGAGAAAGTCTTTCAAATTAATACTGTCCAATATTTACCAAGTATAAATATTTTAACGCATGAAGGACGTACGACTGCCTTATAAATCAAATTCCTTACACGATTGTAATTAGTAATATAACAAGGATTATCAGGTCCAATGATCAAGTACAATCAGAAAtgaacttttctttttttacaaattttaatgaaGTCTGATGATTTATGAATGATAAAATTCTGATTCGTCAAAGGTTCTAATTAAAAGGTAGTTTAAATTCTGGGCGATTTTTAGGATTTTCAAAAGTAAGGGTGAGAAACGAGTGTACCTATGAAGTGTtatatgtcaataaaaaaaatctgatggaCAAGTTCTTGTTCGTTTGTGTATTAATGAATgggatttaaaaataattactgaACCAAAATAACTGTCACAATGGGATAGTACACACTAGACTGAATCAGTGCGTTTCAATACacagaaaacaaataatttacacTTCACTAGCATATGTGAAGAGATTTGTCCACTGCCCGGAAACATTGTGTTTAAAACAGAAAGTGATCACATGTTATCTATGACAATACATAAATATGTTATGAAAGACTTTTTGTAAAATGTCGGGATCTGTAAGGAAGAAGACTCGCTTACGCCAAGCGGTGGCTAGACAAGAAAGTATTCGCGAGGAGCCTAAGAAAGCGCAATGGAGCAACCAGGAGTATACAACAGAAGAGATATTAAAACAGTTTAGTTTACCTCAGATTGTGAAATGTAACCAGGATTCTGTTAGGATTCGATCTGACTCTCCATTGCCTATAAACTTTGGCAACCCACTGGTCTTTTATGACAAAAGAACCGTTCGGAAACTGCTGGCTAAAAATATTGGTATTGATGCAGTGTCAAACAAATACCACGAGATTAATGACACTATTGTTATACCTGCTGATTATGAAGGTATGTGCATCCCTTATACTGAAACATACTAACTGAGTATATTGATTCATATTTTTGTCTGATATTGTTGAAAAATTTTCATATGCAATTgatgtattaaaataaaataaatcataatctGAAAAGGCAGTATGAATGTACCCGTTATGTAAATGAAATCTGAAAAGGCAGTATGTATGTACCCGTtatgtaaatgaaagaaacttgTAAAATCCAAAAAACTctataacatttgattttaatgttcATTTCATTCTCCACTCCTAGCTTCATATAAATGTTTTAAGCGAGGCGATTCTACCTAGTTCAAGATTGATATCAACTGTTTTCAgcttgttaaaaaataaaaccaaaatatgcTATGCTGACATATCTTTTTTCACttattattttaatatctttTGCAGGTTTATTTCTAAGACTGCAGTCAAGAACCTGCAAAGATAATACATGCTTCAGGAGTATTGaagcaatggctaaaaataatgTACGAGCGTTCCTAAATATGACAAAATTTACAGCCTTTCGCATTGGTGAAAATGTTACCACGAACGATTATACCAAAGTAGATTACACTCCTGGTAGCGTGTTCATCGTCGATAGTGTTTGTACTGGAACTTCAAGGACAAGAAAGGATGTTGTTCAACACAGTTATCTCAAATGTAAGGACGAGAAGGATGTTCAGATTCTTATACCC
This sequence is a window from Mytilus edulis chromosome 1, xbMytEdul2.2, whole genome shotgun sequence. Protein-coding genes within it:
- the LOC139517582 gene encoding uncharacterized protein: MSGSVRKKTRLRQAVARQESIREEPKKAQWSNQEYTTEEILKQFSLPQIVKCNQDSVRIRSDSPLPINFGNPLVFYDKRTVRKLLAKNIGIDAVSNKYHEINDTIVIPADYEGLFLRLQSRTCKDNTCFRSIEAMAKNNVRAFLNMTKFTAFRIGENVTTNDYTKVDYTPGSVFIVDSVCTGTSRTRKDVVQHSYLKCKDEKDVQILIPFHHPGEFSEVLTNNNRMSVNSEYLIANQKFPMVVRFISSKQKPRLKSFSGLFTLIDSFEESTVIGCVLNPSGFTMFELPVSSPLSFHLALNNQEMNQHPVVKNALKLCEAKNKLYAKDMKYKFKFVHRIGEKYSTVPEEDEDDVPTSALDSARFGVTITYLYI